In Carassius gibelio isolate Cgi1373 ecotype wild population from Czech Republic chromosome B2, carGib1.2-hapl.c, whole genome shotgun sequence, a single genomic region encodes these proteins:
- the LOC127950663 gene encoding ski-like protein — MASPQTSLKTAFKDLTSFKGNMKRLYRERLEDAPIKKRVMAEMHLKRHSLESVPKPPKVKKEREEHGSSEMDIEEREFHIVGASKALDLSAGLKHTLAQFTLSSQSSLGGPAAFSAKSAQDCASPAGMAPLPSPPVLGGGPLLVPCDSSTELTHSLLEGESISCFVVGGEKRLCLPQVLNSVLRDFSLQQINAVCDELYVYCSRCDAEQLHILKVLGILPFNAPSCGLITLTDAQRLCNALLRPGAILSADPNSKLPGQGLLK; from the coding sequence ATGGCCAGCCCTCAGACGAGTCTGAAAACCGCTTTCAAAGACCTGACGTCGTTCAAAGGCAACATGAAGCGGCTGTACAGGGAGCGACTGGAGGATGCACCAATCAAAAAGCGGGTAATGGCGGAGATGCACCTGAAACGACACAGTCTGGAGAGCGTCCCCAAGCCCCCGAAGGTCAAGAAGGAGCGCGAGGAACATGGCAGCTCAGAAATGGACATTGAGGAAAGAGAATTTCACATTGTGGGGGCTTCCAAGGCTTTAGATCTCAGCGCGGGCCTCAAGCACACTCTAGCACAGTTCACGCTGAGCAGCCAGAGCTCACTGGGAGGTCCTGCTGCCTTCTCAGCAAAATCTGCGCAGGACTGCGCCTCTCCTGCTGGCATGGCTCCCCTACCGTCTCCCCCAGTCCTTGGAGGCGGCCCGCTCTTGGTTCCCTGCGACAGCTCCACAGAGCTCACCCATTCTCTGCTTGAAGGAGAGTCCATCTCCTGCTTTGTTGTAGGTGGCGAGAAGCGTCTTTGTCTGCCACAGGTACTCAATTCAGTGCTGCGAGATTTCTCTCTGCAGCAGATCAATGCTGTCTGTGACGAACTTTATGTTTACTGTTCCCGATGCGATGCCGAGCAGCTGCACATCCTCAAGGTGCTGGGCATCCTGCCTTTCAACGCACCTTCCTGTGGCCTGATCACCCTAACTGATGCCCAACGCCTCTGCAATGCCCTGCTCCGCCCGGGCGCCATCCTCTCGGCCGACCCCAACAGCAAACTGCCAGGCCAAGGCCTGCTGAAG